The proteins below are encoded in one region of Takifugu rubripes chromosome 1, fTakRub1.2, whole genome shotgun sequence:
- the dlx4b gene encoding homeobox protein Dlx4b, with translation MMSMGFIPDNLNASESSKSAFLEFGHGHPAHQQHPSGLSSIYPVHGLHNAAYSQHESPFPGNASYGRSLGYAYPGAVNTHPASAYMSYQHSNHSNSSSLAHGRLDHTDRGNPAVIDSRELRLNGKGKKIRKPRTIYSSLQLQALHQRFQQTQYLALPERADLAAKLGLTQTQVKIWFQNKRSKYKKIMKHGSGSEEHLHSSSSISPCSPGLPQLWEVSMANKGGHMHPNSYMNSFGHWYPNHPPHQDAMPRPQMM, from the exons ATGATGTCTATGGGTTTCATTCCTGACAACCTGAATGCCTCTGAGTCCTCCAAATCGGCCTTTCTAGAGTTTGGCCACGGACATCCGGCGCACCAGCAACACCCCTCCGGACTTTCAAGCATTTATCCCGTTCACGGTCTCCACAACGCTGCGTATTCCCAGCATGAAAGCCCTTTTCCCGGCAATGCGTCCTACGGGCGCTCTTTGGGTTACGCCTACCCTGGTGCAGTGAACACTCACCCAGCGTCTGCTTACATGTCGTACCAGCACAGCAATCACAGCAATAGCAGCAGTCTGGCCCACGGGAGATTAGATCATACAG ATCGCGGGAACCCGGCGGTGATTGACAGTCGGGAGCTTCGTCTAAAtggaaaaggcaaaaaaatCCGGAAGCCTCGAACCATCTACTCCAGTCTGCAGCTCCAAGCTCTGCACCAGCGCTTCCAGCAGACCCAGTACCTGGCCTTACCGGAGCGCGCAGACCTGGCGGCCAAACTGGGACTCACTCAGACTCAG GTGAAAATATGGTTCCAGAATAAGCGCtccaaatacaaaaaaatcaTGAAACATGGCAGCGGATCAGAAGAGcatctccacagcagcagctcgatCTCCCCCTGCTCACCTGGGCTGCCCCAACTTTGGGAGGTCTCAATGGCGAACAAAGGAGGCCACATGCATCCAAATAGTTACATGAACAGTTTTGGCCACTGGTATCCAAACCACCCTCCTCACCAGGACGCCATGCCCAGGCCTCAGATGATGTGA